From Pseudomonas sp. stari2, a single genomic window includes:
- a CDS encoding F0F1 ATP synthase subunit epsilon codes for MAMTVHCDIVSAEGEIFSGLVEMVIAHGALGDLGIALGHAPLITNLKPGPIRLIKQGGEAEVFYISGGFLEVQPNMVKVLADTVQRAADLDEAQAQAALKAAEAALHEKSADFDYGAASARLAEAAAQLRTVQQIRKKFGG; via the coding sequence ATGGCTATGACAGTCCATTGCGATATCGTCAGCGCGGAAGGAGAAATCTTTTCCGGCCTGGTCGAGATGGTGATTGCGCACGGTGCTCTGGGTGATCTTGGTATCGCTCTGGGTCACGCGCCGCTGATCACGAATCTCAAGCCGGGTCCGATCCGCCTGATCAAGCAAGGCGGGGAAGCCGAGGTGTTCTACATCTCCGGTGGTTTCCTCGAGGTTCAGCCGAACATGGTCAAGGTGCTTGCCGATACCGTGCAACGTGCCGCCGACCTGGATGAAGCTCAGGCTCAGGCAGCTCTCAAGGCTGCCGAAGCTGCTCTGCATGAGAAGAGCGCAGATTTCGACTACGGAGCTGCGTCCGCACGTCTGGCCGAGGCTGCAGCTCAGCTGCGCACCGTCCAGCAGATCCGCAAGAAGTTTGGCGGTTAA
- the atpD gene encoding F0F1 ATP synthase subunit beta: MSSGRIVQIIGAVIDVEFPRDSVPSIYDALKVQGAETTLEVQQQLGDGVVRTIAMGSTEGLKRGLDVNNTGAAISVPVGKATLGRIMDVLGNPIDEAGPIGEEERWGIHRAAPSFAEQAGGNELLETGIKVIDLVCPFAKGGKVGLFGGAGVGKTVNMMELIRNIAIEHSGYSVFAGVGERTREGNDFYHEMKDSNVLDKVALVYGQMNEPPGNRLRVALTGLTMAEKFRDEGNDVLLFVDNIYRYTLAGTEVSALLGRMPSAVGYQPTLAEEMGVLQERITSTKQGSITSIQAVYVPADDLTDPSPATTFAHLDATVVLSRDIASLGIYPAVDPLDSTSRQLDPNVIGNDHYETARGVQYVLQRYKELKDIIAILGMDELSEADKQLVNRARKIQRFLSQPFFVAEVFTGASGKYVSLKDTIAGFKGILNGDYDHLPEQAFYMVGGIEEAIEKAKKL; encoded by the coding sequence ATGAGTAGCGGACGTATCGTTCAAATCATCGGCGCCGTTATCGACGTGGAATTTCCACGCGACAGCGTACCGAGCATCTACGACGCCTTGAAGGTTCAAGGCGCCGAAACCACTCTGGAAGTTCAGCAGCAGCTGGGCGACGGCGTGGTTCGTACCATTGCGATGGGCTCCACCGAAGGCTTGAAGCGCGGTCTGGACGTCAACAACACTGGCGCAGCCATTTCCGTACCGGTCGGTAAAGCGACTCTGGGCCGGATCATGGACGTACTGGGCAACCCGATCGACGAAGCTGGCCCGATCGGCGAAGAAGAGCGCTGGGGGATCCACCGCGCCGCTCCTTCCTTCGCAGAACAAGCTGGCGGCAATGAGCTGCTGGAAACCGGCATCAAGGTTATCGACCTGGTTTGCCCGTTCGCCAAGGGCGGTAAAGTTGGTCTGTTCGGTGGTGCCGGTGTAGGCAAAACCGTAAACATGATGGAACTGATCCGTAACATCGCCATCGAGCACAGCGGTTATTCCGTGTTCGCCGGTGTGGGTGAGCGTACTCGTGAGGGTAACGACTTCTACCACGAGATGAAGGACTCCAACGTTCTCGACAAAGTAGCCTTGGTCTACGGTCAGATGAACGAGCCACCAGGAAACCGTCTGCGCGTAGCGCTGACCGGCCTGACCATGGCCGAGAAGTTCCGTGACGAAGGTAACGACGTTCTGCTGTTCGTCGACAACATCTATCGTTACACCCTGGCCGGTACCGAAGTATCCGCACTGCTGGGCCGTATGCCTTCGGCAGTAGGTTACCAGCCGACACTGGCTGAAGAGATGGGCGTGCTGCAAGAGCGCATCACTTCGACCAAGCAAGGTTCGATTACTTCGATCCAGGCCGTATACGTACCAGCGGACGACTTGACTGACCCGTCGCCAGCGACCACGTTTGCTCACCTGGACGCCACCGTCGTTCTGTCCCGTGACATCGCTTCCCTGGGTATCTACCCGGCGGTAGACCCACTGGACTCGACTTCGCGTCAGCTGGACCCGAACGTGATCGGCAACGATCACTACGAGACCGCTCGTGGTGTTCAGTATGTGCTGCAGCGTTACAAAGAGCTGAAGGACATCATCGCGATCCTGGGTATGGACGAGCTGTCGGAAGCCGACAAGCAGTTGGTAAACCGTGCTCGTAAGATCCAGCGCTTCTTGTCGCAGCCGTTCTTCGTGGCTGAAGTCTTCACCGGTGCTTCGGGTAAATACGTTTCCCTGAAAGACACCATTGCTGGCTTCAAAGGCATCCTCAACGGTGACTACGACCACCTGCCAGAACAAGCGTTCTACATGGTCGGTGGCATCGAAGAAGCGATCGAGAAAGCCAAGAAACTGTAA
- the atpG gene encoding F0F1 ATP synthase subunit gamma has product MAGAKEIRSKIASIKSTQKITSAMEKVAVSKMRKAQMRMAASRPYAERIRQVIGHLANANPEYRHPFMIDRAIKRVGYVVVSSDRGLCGGLNTNLFKALVKDMAVNRENGVEIDLCVVGSKGAAFFRNFGGNVVAAISHLGEEPSINDLIGSVKVMLDAYLDGRIDRLSVVSNKFINTMTQQPTVEQLIPLVATPDQDLKHHWDYLYEPDAKELLDGLMVRYVESQVYQAVVENNAAEQAARMIAMKNATDNAGDLISDLQLIYNKARQAAITQEISEIVGGAAAV; this is encoded by the coding sequence ATGGCAGGCGCAAAAGAGATTCGCAGTAAGATTGCGAGCATCAAAAGCACGCAAAAAATTACCAGCGCCATGGAAAAAGTGGCGGTCAGCAAAATGCGCAAGGCACAAATGCGCATGGCTGCTAGCCGTCCTTATGCGGAGCGTATCCGCCAGGTAATTGGGCATCTGGCCAACGCCAACCCGGAATACCGCCATCCGTTCATGATCGACCGCGCCATCAAGCGCGTCGGCTATGTCGTGGTGAGCAGTGACCGTGGTCTGTGCGGCGGCTTGAACACCAACCTGTTCAAGGCCCTGGTCAAGGACATGGCGGTAAACCGCGAAAACGGCGTCGAGATTGATCTGTGTGTCGTTGGTAGCAAGGGTGCGGCCTTTTTCCGCAACTTCGGCGGTAACGTCGTTGCAGCTATCAGCCACCTGGGTGAAGAGCCGTCGATCAATGATCTGATCGGCAGCGTCAAGGTGATGCTGGATGCCTATCTGGACGGCCGTATTGACCGCCTGTCCGTGGTATCCAACAAGTTCATCAACACCATGACGCAACAGCCTACCGTGGAGCAGTTGATTCCACTGGTAGCGACCCCGGATCAGGATCTCAAGCACCACTGGGACTACCTCTACGAACCAGACGCCAAAGAGCTGCTTGACGGCTTGATGGTGCGTTACGTGGAGTCGCAGGTGTACCAGGCGGTGGTCGAGAACAACGCGGCCGAACAAGCTGCGCGGATGATCGCGATGAAGAACGCTACCGACAACGCCGGTGATTTGATCAGCGATTTGCAGCTGATCTACAACAAGGCGCGTCAGGCTGCGATCACCCAAGAGATCTCGGAAATCGTCGGCGGCGCTGCCGCGGTTTAA
- the glmU gene encoding bifunctional UDP-N-acetylglucosamine diphosphorylase/glucosamine-1-phosphate N-acetyltransferase GlmU produces the protein MSLEIVILAAGQGTRMRSALPKVLHPIAGDSMLGHVIHSARQLDPQRIHVVIGHGADVVRERLAADDLNFVLQDKQLGTGHATAQAVPFITSDTVLILYGDVPLIEVETLQRLLKHVVPGQMGLLTVELDDPTGYGRIVRDASGKVAAIVEHKDATEAQRAITEGNTGILAVPASHLADWMGRLSNNNAQGEYYLTDVIEMAVGDGLVVATEQPHDPMEVQGANDRKQLSELERHYQLRAGRRLMAQGVTLRDPARFDVRGEVTIGRDVLIDINVILEGKVVIEDDVVIGPNCVIKDSTLRKGVVIKANSHIEGAVLGENSDAGPFARLRPGTVLEARAHVGNFVELKNARMGEGAKAGHLTYLGDAEIGARTNIGAGTITCNYDGANKWKTVLGEDVFIGSNNSLVAPVDISAGATTAAGSTITQNVDNAQLAVGRARQKNIDGWKRPEKIKKS, from the coding sequence ATGTCTCTTGAAATCGTAATCCTCGCGGCCGGTCAAGGCACACGCATGCGTTCGGCACTGCCGAAAGTGCTGCACCCGATTGCCGGCGATTCCATGCTCGGTCATGTTATCCACAGCGCTCGTCAGCTCGATCCGCAGCGCATCCACGTTGTCATCGGCCACGGCGCTGATGTGGTACGCGAACGTCTGGCTGCCGATGACCTCAATTTCGTCCTGCAGGACAAGCAATTGGGTACCGGCCATGCGACTGCCCAGGCCGTACCGTTCATCACGTCCGATACCGTTCTGATCCTCTACGGTGACGTGCCGCTGATCGAAGTCGAAACCCTGCAGCGTCTGCTCAAGCACGTCGTTCCCGGCCAGATGGGGTTGCTGACCGTCGAACTGGACGATCCGACCGGTTATGGTCGCATCGTGCGTGATGCCAGCGGCAAGGTCGCGGCCATTGTCGAGCACAAGGACGCCACTGAAGCTCAACGCGCGATCACCGAAGGCAATACCGGGATTCTCGCGGTACCTGCCAGCCATCTGGCTGACTGGATGGGGCGCCTGTCGAACAACAACGCCCAGGGTGAGTATTACCTGACCGACGTGATTGAAATGGCGGTCGGTGACGGCCTGGTGGTCGCGACCGAGCAGCCCCACGATCCGATGGAAGTGCAGGGCGCCAACGATCGCAAGCAACTGTCCGAACTGGAGCGTCATTATCAGTTGCGTGCCGGTCGTCGCCTGATGGCGCAGGGCGTGACTCTGCGCGACCCGGCCCGCTTTGACGTGCGTGGTGAAGTGACCATCGGGCGCGATGTGCTGATCGACATCAACGTGATTCTCGAAGGCAAAGTCGTCATCGAAGACGACGTGGTGATCGGCCCGAACTGCGTGATCAAGGACAGCACCCTGCGCAAGGGTGTGGTGATCAAGGCCAACTCTCATATCGAAGGCGCGGTGCTGGGTGAAAACAGCGACGCCGGCCCGTTTGCCCGACTGCGTCCAGGCACTGTGCTCGAAGCCCGTGCCCATGTGGGTAACTTCGTCGAACTGAAGAACGCCCGTATGGGTGAGGGCGCCAAGGCCGGACACCTGACTTATCTGGGGGATGCCGAGATTGGTGCCCGCACCAACATCGGCGCCGGCACCATCACCTGCAATTACGATGGCGCCAACAAGTGGAAAACCGTGTTGGGCGAAGATGTGTTCATCGGCTCCAACAATTCGTTGGTGGCACCTGTGGATATCTCTGCCGGTGCCACCACGGCGGCCGGTTCGACCATCACTCAGAATGTGGATAACGCCCAATTGGCCGTCGGTCGAGCGCGGCAGAAGAACATCGATGGCTGGAAGCGACCGGAGAAGATCAAGAAGAGCTGA
- the atpA gene encoding F0F1 ATP synthase subunit alpha, translating into MQQLNPSEISEIIKGRIEKLDVTSQARNEGTVVSVSDGIVRIHGLADVMYGEMIEFPGGVYGMALNLEQDSVGAVVLGAYTTLAEGMSAKCTGRILEVPVGKELLGRVVDALGNPVDGKGPLGNTETDAVEKVAPGVIWRKSVDQPVQTGYKAVDAMIPVGRGQRELIIGDRQIGKTALAIDAIINQKDSGIFCVYVAIGQKQSTIANVVRKLEENGALANTIIVAASASESAALQFLAPYSGCTMGEFFRDRGEDALIVYDDLSKQAVAYRQISLLLRRPPGREAYPGDVFYLHSRLLERASRVSEEYVEKFTNGAVTGKTGSLTALPIIETQAGDVSAFVPTNVISITDGQIFLESAMFNSGIRPAVNAGVSVSRVGGAAQTKIIKKLSGGIRTALAQYRELAAFAQFASDLDEATRKQLEHGQRVTELMKQKQYAPMSIADMALSLYAAERGFLTDIEIAKIGSFEQALIAFFNRDHADLMAKINVKGDFNDEIDAGLKAGIEKFKATQTW; encoded by the coding sequence ATGCAGCAACTCAATCCTTCCGAAATAAGTGAAATTATCAAGGGCCGCATCGAAAAACTCGATGTGACCTCCCAAGCCCGTAACGAAGGCACTGTCGTCAGCGTATCTGACGGTATCGTGCGGATTCACGGTCTGGCCGACGTCATGTACGGCGAGATGATCGAGTTTCCGGGCGGCGTCTACGGTATGGCCCTCAACCTGGAGCAAGACTCCGTAGGTGCCGTTGTACTGGGCGCATACACGACTCTGGCTGAAGGCATGAGCGCCAAGTGCACCGGCCGCATCCTCGAAGTTCCGGTTGGTAAGGAACTGCTGGGCCGCGTTGTCGATGCACTGGGTAACCCTGTTGACGGCAAAGGTCCACTGGGCAACACCGAGACCGACGCGGTCGAGAAAGTTGCTCCGGGCGTGATCTGGCGTAAGTCGGTAGACCAGCCTGTACAGACTGGCTACAAGGCTGTCGATGCCATGATCCCTGTCGGCCGTGGCCAGCGTGAGCTGATCATCGGTGACCGTCAGATCGGTAAGACCGCTCTGGCGATCGACGCGATCATCAATCAGAAAGACAGCGGCATTTTCTGCGTCTACGTGGCAATCGGTCAGAAGCAATCGACCATCGCCAACGTGGTTCGCAAGCTGGAAGAAAACGGTGCACTGGCTAACACCATCATCGTTGCAGCGAGCGCTTCGGAATCTGCAGCACTGCAATTCCTGGCTCCGTACTCCGGTTGCACCATGGGTGAATTCTTCCGCGACCGCGGTGAAGACGCGCTGATCGTTTATGACGATCTGTCCAAGCAAGCAGTGGCTTACCGCCAGATTTCCCTGCTGCTGCGCCGTCCACCAGGACGTGAAGCTTACCCAGGCGACGTGTTCTATCTCCACTCCCGTCTGCTGGAGCGCGCATCCCGCGTTTCGGAAGAGTACGTAGAGAAGTTCACCAACGGCGCAGTGACCGGCAAAACCGGTTCCCTGACCGCACTGCCGATCATCGAAACCCAGGCTGGCGACGTTTCCGCGTTCGTTCCGACCAACGTGATTTCCATCACCGACGGTCAGATCTTCCTGGAATCGGCCATGTTCAACTCGGGCATCCGTCCTGCAGTGAACGCCGGTGTTTCGGTATCCCGTGTGGGTGGTGCCGCTCAGACCAAGATCATCAAGAAGCTGTCCGGTGGTATCCGTACCGCTCTGGCTCAGTACCGTGAACTGGCAGCATTCGCCCAGTTCGCTTCTGACCTGGACGAAGCGACCCGCAAGCAACTTGAGCATGGTCAGCGTGTTACCGAGCTGATGAAGCAGAAGCAATACGCACCTATGTCGATCGCTGACATGGCGCTGTCGCTGTATGCCGCTGAGCGTGGGTTCCTGACTGACATTGAAATCGCCAAGATCGGCAGCTTCGAACAAGCGCTGATTGCTTTCTTCAACCGCGATCACGCCGACTTGATGGCGAAGATCAACGTTAAAGGTGACTTCAATGACGAAATCGACGCTGGCCTGAAAGCCGGTATCGAGAAGTTCAAGGCCACCCAAACCTGGTAA
- a CDS encoding DeoR/GlpR family DNA-binding transcription regulator, producing MSKRNTPQRRHNILALLNEQGEVSVDELAKRFETSEVTIRKDLAALESHGLLLRRYGGAITMPQELVADVSQNVSKYKQAIARAAVTRIREHARIIIDSGSTTAAMIPELGQQPGLVVMTNSLHVANALSELEHEPVLLMTGGTWDPHSESFQGQVAEQVLRSYDFDQLFIGADGIDLVRGTTTFNELLGLSRVMAEVAREVIVMVEADKIGRKIPNLELPWSSVHTLITDDRLPQEARDQIQARGINLICATVSQEK from the coding sequence ATGTCGAAACGCAACACACCCCAACGTCGCCACAACATTCTGGCCTTGCTCAATGAGCAGGGCGAAGTCAGTGTCGATGAACTCGCCAAGCGTTTCGAAACGTCGGAAGTTACGATTCGCAAGGATCTGGCCGCGCTGGAAAGCCATGGTCTGCTGCTGCGCCGTTATGGCGGAGCGATCACCATGCCCCAAGAACTGGTGGCCGATGTCAGCCAGAATGTTTCCAAATACAAGCAGGCGATTGCCCGCGCTGCGGTTACACGCATTCGCGAACACGCCCGCATCATCATCGACAGCGGCAGCACCACAGCCGCGATGATTCCCGAGCTCGGCCAGCAACCGGGGCTGGTGGTGATGACCAATTCCCTGCATGTCGCCAATGCCCTGAGCGAACTCGAACATGAACCGGTCCTGCTGATGACCGGCGGCACCTGGGATCCCCATTCGGAATCCTTTCAGGGCCAGGTCGCCGAGCAGGTACTACGCTCCTACGACTTCGATCAATTGTTCATCGGTGCCGACGGCATCGATCTGGTGCGTGGCACCACCACCTTCAATGAGCTGCTCGGCCTGAGCCGGGTGATGGCGGAGGTGGCGCGGGAAGTGATCGTGATGGTCGAGGCCGACAAGATCGGCCGCAAGATTCCGAACCTGGAGCTGCCATGGAGCAGCGTCCATACCCTAATCACCGATGATCGCCTGCCGCAGGAGGCACGGGATCAGATTCAGGCTCGCGGTATCAATTTGATTTGCGCGACGGTCAGTCAGGAGAAATAA
- a CDS encoding F0F1 ATP synthase subunit delta has translation MAELTTLARPYAKAAFEHAQAHQQLANWSAMLGLAAAVSQDDTMQRVLKAPRLTSAEKAATFIDVCGDKFDAKAQNFINVVAENDRLPLLPEIAALFDLYKAEQEKSVDVEVTSAFALNQEQQDKLAKVLSARLNREVRLQVAEDAALIGGVVIRAGDLVIDGSIRGKIAKLAEALKS, from the coding sequence ATGGCAGAACTGACCACGTTGGCCCGACCTTACGCTAAGGCGGCCTTCGAGCACGCTCAGGCCCACCAGCAACTGGCCAATTGGTCAGCCATGCTCGGCCTGGCTGCAGCGGTGTCGCAAGACGACACCATGCAGCGCGTGCTCAAGGCCCCGCGACTGACGAGCGCAGAAAAGGCCGCCACGTTCATTGACGTGTGCGGCGACAAGTTTGATGCCAAGGCACAGAACTTCATCAATGTCGTTGCCGAAAACGACCGTCTCCCGCTTCTGCCGGAGATCGCTGCTCTTTTCGACCTGTACAAGGCCGAACAAGAGAAATCGGTAGACGTTGAAGTGACCAGTGCTTTTGCATTGAACCAAGAACAGCAAGACAAACTCGCCAAGGTTCTCAGTGCACGACTCAACCGGGAAGTGCGCCTGCAAGTTGCGGAGGACGCTGCCCTCATAGGTGGTGTCGTTATCCGCGCCGGCGACCTGGTTATCGATGGCTCGATTCGCGGCAAAATCGCGAAACTTGCCGAAGCATTGAAATCTTGA
- the glmS gene encoding glutamine--fructose-6-phosphate transaminase (isomerizing), translating to MCGIVGAVAERNITAILVEGLKRLEYRGYDSAGVAVYTNEGTLERTRRVGKVSELDAALAEHPLVGRLGIAHTRWATHGAPSERNAHPHFSGNVAVVHNGIIENHEALREQLKAQGYVFSSDTDTEVIAHLLTEKLKALPDLTDALKAAVKELHGAYGLAVIHALQPDRLVAARSGSPLVIGLGLGENFLASDQLALRQVTDRFMYLEEGDIAEIQRDKVQIWDVTGKAVERQTVQYTDGAEAADKGEFRHYMLKEIHEQPSVVQRTLEGRLSSDQVLVQAFGPQAAELFAKVRNVQIVACGTSYHAGMVARYWLEELAGIPCQVEVASEFRYRKVVVQPDTLFVTISQSGETADTLAALRNAKELGFLGSLAICNVGISSLVRESDLTLLTQAGREIGVASTKAFTTQLVGLLLLTLSLGQVRGTLEKGVEARLVEELRRLPTRLGEALAMDSTVEKIAELFADKNHTLFLGRGAQYPVAMEGALKLKEISYIHAEAYPAGELKHGPLALVDNDMPVVTVAPNNELLEKLKSNLQEVRARGGELIVFADEKAGMTNGEGTHVVQMPHIHDILSPILYTIPLQLLSYYVAVLKGTDVDQPRNLAKSVTVE from the coding sequence ATGTGTGGAATTGTCGGCGCGGTAGCTGAACGTAATATCACCGCCATCCTGGTCGAAGGCCTCAAGCGCCTCGAATACCGGGGTTATGACAGTGCCGGTGTGGCGGTGTACACCAATGAAGGTACGCTGGAACGCACCCGTCGTGTGGGCAAGGTCAGCGAACTGGATGCGGCCCTGGCGGAACACCCGCTGGTAGGCCGTCTCGGCATTGCCCACACGCGTTGGGCAACCCACGGTGCGCCGAGCGAACGCAATGCCCACCCGCATTTCTCGGGCAACGTCGCGGTGGTGCACAACGGCATCATCGAAAACCATGAGGCGCTGCGCGAGCAACTGAAGGCGCAGGGTTACGTGTTCTCCTCCGACACCGACACCGAAGTCATCGCCCACCTGCTGACCGAAAAACTCAAGGCGCTGCCGGACCTGACCGACGCCTTGAAGGCTGCGGTCAAGGAACTGCATGGCGCCTACGGTCTGGCGGTCATCCACGCGCTGCAACCGGATCGTCTGGTCGCGGCTCGCAGCGGCAGCCCGCTGGTGATCGGCCTGGGTCTGGGCGAGAACTTCCTCGCTTCCGACCAACTGGCCCTGCGTCAGGTCACTGACCGTTTCATGTACCTGGAAGAGGGCGATATCGCCGAAATCCAGCGTGACAAGGTGCAGATCTGGGACGTGACCGGCAAAGCCGTCGAGCGCCAGACCGTGCAGTACACCGACGGTGCCGAAGCCGCTGACAAAGGCGAATTCCGCCACTACATGCTCAAGGAAATCCATGAGCAGCCATCCGTGGTGCAACGCACTCTGGAAGGTCGATTGAGCTCGGATCAGGTGCTGGTGCAGGCGTTCGGCCCGCAAGCCGCCGAACTGTTCGCCAAGGTGCGCAACGTGCAGATCGTCGCGTGCGGCACCAGTTACCACGCCGGCATGGTTGCCCGTTACTGGCTCGAAGAGCTGGCGGGGATTCCTTGTCAGGTCGAAGTCGCCAGTGAGTTCCGCTACCGCAAGGTGGTGGTGCAGCCGGACACACTGTTCGTCACCATCTCCCAGTCCGGCGAAACCGCCGACACCCTAGCTGCCCTGCGCAACGCCAAGGAGCTGGGTTTCCTCGGCAGCCTGGCGATCTGCAACGTCGGAATCAGTTCGCTGGTGCGCGAATCCGACCTGACCCTGCTGACTCAGGCCGGTCGTGAAATCGGCGTGGCCTCGACCAAGGCGTTCACCACGCAACTGGTCGGTCTACTGCTGCTTACCCTGTCCCTGGGCCAGGTGCGCGGCACTCTGGAAAAAGGTGTCGAAGCCCGACTGGTCGAAGAATTGCGTCGCCTGCCGACCCGTCTGGGCGAAGCGCTGGCCATGGACAGCACCGTGGAAAAAATCGCCGAACTGTTCGCCGACAAGAATCACACCCTGTTTCTCGGACGTGGCGCGCAGTATCCGGTAGCGATGGAAGGGGCCTTGAAACTCAAGGAAATCTCGTACATCCACGCGGAAGCCTATCCTGCCGGTGAACTGAAGCATGGCCCGCTGGCGCTTGTGGATAACGACATGCCGGTGGTGACCGTGGCGCCGAACAACGAACTGCTCGAGAAGCTCAAGTCCAACCTGCAGGAAGTCCGTGCCCGTGGCGGCGAACTGATCGTGTTCGCTGACGAGAAGGCCGGGATGACCAACGGCGAAGGCACCCACGTGGTGCAGATGCCACACATCCACGACATCCTGTCGCCGATCCTCTACACCATCCCGCTGCAACTGCTGTCGTACTACGTCGCAGTGCTCAAGGGCACTGACGTGGATCAGCCGCGTAACCTGGCGAAGTCGGTGACGGTGGAATAA
- the hutU gene encoding urocanate hydratase, with amino-acid sequence MTDAKTTKFRDVEIRAARGNKLTAKSWLTEAPLRMLMNNLDPEVAENPKELVVYGGIGRAARNWECYDKIVESLTNLNDDETLLVQSGKPVGVFKTHSNAPRVLIANSNLVPHWATWEHFNELDAKGLAMYGQMTAGSWIYIGSQGIVQGTYETFVEAGRQHYDSNLKGRWVLTAGLGGMGGAQPLAATLAGACSLNIECQQVSIDFRLKSRYVDEQAKDLDDALARIEKYTKEGKAISIALLGNAAEILPELVRRGVRPDMVTDQTSAHDPLNGYLPAGWTWEQYRARAKTEPAAVIKAAKQSMAVHVKAMLDFQKQGIPTFDYGNNIRQMAQEEGVENAFDFPGFVPAYIRPLFCRGIGPFRWAALSGDPQDIYKTDAKVKELIPDDAHLHNWLDMARERISFQGLPARICWVGLGQRAKLGLAFNEMVRRGELSAPIVIGRDHLDSGSVSSPNRETESMQDGSDAVSDWPLLNALLNTASGATWVSLHHGGGVGMGFSQHSGMVIVCDGTDEAAERIARVLHNDPGTGVMRHADAGYQIAIDCAKEQGLNLPMITSVKGA; translated from the coding sequence GTGACTGACGCAAAAACTACTAAATTCCGTGACGTCGAAATCCGCGCCGCACGCGGCAACAAGCTGACCGCCAAGAGCTGGCTGACCGAAGCGCCGTTGCGCATGCTGATGAACAACCTCGACCCGGAAGTGGCCGAGAACCCGAAAGAACTGGTTGTCTACGGTGGCATCGGTCGCGCCGCGCGTAACTGGGAGTGCTACGACAAGATCGTCGAAAGCCTGACCAATCTGAATGATGACGAGACCCTGCTGGTGCAATCCGGCAAGCCGGTCGGCGTGTTCAAGACCCACAGCAACGCCCCGCGTGTGCTGATCGCCAACTCCAACCTGGTGCCGCACTGGGCGACCTGGGAACACTTCAACGAACTCGACGCGAAAGGTCTGGCGATGTACGGCCAGATGACCGCTGGCAGCTGGATCTACATCGGCAGCCAGGGCATCGTGCAGGGCACCTACGAAACCTTCGTTGAAGCCGGTCGCCAGCATTACGATTCCAACCTCAAGGGCCGCTGGGTCCTGACCGCCGGCCTCGGCGGCATGGGCGGCGCCCAGCCTCTGGCTGCCACATTGGCCGGTGCGTGCTCGCTGAACATCGAATGCCAGCAGGTGAGCATCGATTTCCGCCTGAAAAGCCGTTACGTCGACGAGCAGGCCAAAGACCTCGACGACGCCCTGGCCCGCATTGAGAAGTACACCAAGGAAGGCAAGGCGATCTCCATCGCGCTGCTGGGTAACGCCGCCGAAATCCTTCCGGAACTGGTCCGTCGCGGCGTGCGCCCGGACATGGTCACCGACCAGACCAGCGCCCACGACCCGCTCAACGGTTACCTGCCGGCCGGCTGGACCTGGGAGCAATACCGCGCCCGCGCCAAGACCGAACCGGCCGCTGTGATCAAGGCCGCCAAGCAATCGATGGCTGTTCACGTCAAAGCCATGCTGGACTTCCAGAAACAAGGCATCCCGACCTTCGACTACGGCAACAACATCCGCCAGATGGCGCAGGAAGAGGGGGTGGAAAACGCCTTCGACTTCCCGGGTTTCGTGCCGGCCTACATCCGTCCGCTGTTCTGCCGTGGCATCGGCCCGTTCCGTTGGGCGGCGCTGTCGGGTGATCCACAGGACATCTACAAGACCGACGCCAAGGTCAAGGAACTGATCCCGGACGACGCCCACCTGCACAACTGGCTGGACATGGCCCGCGAGCGCATCAGCTTCCAGGGTCTGCCGGCGCGGATCTGCTGGGTCGGCCTGGGCCAGCGCGCCAAGCTCGGTCTGGCGTTCAACGAAATGGTCCGTCGCGGCGAACTGTCGGCGCCGATCGTGATCGGTCGCGACCACCTCGACTCCGGCTCGGTCTCCAGCCCGAACCGCGAAACCGAATCGATGCAGGACGGCTCGGATGCCGTGTCCGACTGGCCACTGCTCAACGCTTTGCTCAACACCGCGAGCGGCGCGACCTGGGTGTCGCTGCACCACGGCGGCGGCGTCGGCATGGGCTTCTCGCAACACTCGGGCATGGTGATCGTCTGCGACGGTACTGATGAGGCGGCCGAGCGTATCGCTCGCGTGCTGCACAACGACCCGGGCACTGGCGTGATGCGCCACGCCGATGCCGGTTACCAGATCGCCATCGACTGTGCCAAGGAGCAAGGGCTGAACCTGCCGATGATTACTTCGGTTAAAGGAGCCTGA